The following proteins are encoded in a genomic region of Oncorhynchus keta strain PuntledgeMale-10-30-2019 chromosome 6, Oket_V2, whole genome shotgun sequence:
- the LOC118385269 gene encoding endothelial differentiation-related factor 1 homolog produces the protein MAESDWDTVTVLRKKGPTAAQAKSKQAITAAQRRGEDLETTKKWSAGQNKQHLMTKNTAKLDRETEELQHQRVSLEVGKVIQQGRQNKGLTQKDLATKINEKPQVIADYECGKAIPNNQVMGKIERAIGLKLRGKDIGLPLEAKPKKK, from the exons ATGGCAGAAAGCGACTGGGACACCGTGACGGTTTTGAGGAAGAAGGGTCCGACTGCTGCGCAGGCCAAATCTAAGCAG GCTATCACAGCTGCACAGAGACGTGGAGAAGACCTCGAGACTACTAAGAAAT GGTCTGCAGGGCAGAACAAGCAGCACCTGATGACCAAGAATACGGCCAAGCTGGACCGTGAGACGGAGGAGCTGCAGCACCAGCGGGTCTCCCTGGAGGTGGGAAAGGTCATCCAGCAGGGCCGCCAGAACAAGGGCCTCACCCAGAAAGACCTAGCCACT AAAATCAATGAGAAGCCTCAGGTCATTGCTGACTATGAGTGTGGGAAAGCAATTCCCAACAATCAGGTCATGGGAAAGATTGAGAGAGCAATCG GTTTGAAACTGCGCGGGAAAGATATTGGACTGCCCCTGGAGGCAAAACCCAAGAAGAAATGA